The following coding sequences are from one Carassius auratus strain Wakin chromosome 47, ASM336829v1, whole genome shotgun sequence window:
- the LOC113065083 gene encoding fibroin heavy chain-like isoform X21: MTARVYCSLMAVLSCLSGNLIITDATFSFPTMVFGFCPMKLTVVPSRRGCFFDGDCPGGEKCCIFESGSACVPPVSMTFPKIVAGFCPTKLTVVPSRRGCFSDGDCFGGDKCCIFESGPACVPPVSMDRIIQESLMKPGLCPPPTFERRSCTTFCNGDSDCPNNEKCCSNGCGRYCTAPYAVKPGQCPKPKDTPECAESCFHDGQCPDSQKCCPTTCGYACSEANDQESGQGSVHVSVKAGGNGRGYVSIQTSNRGSSSGSSSGFGSGGSSGSSSGTGSGSGQAQGSSSGSVSGSGSGQAQGSGSGSVSGSGSGSSSGTGSGSGSSSGTGSGSGSSSGSGQVQGSSSGSSYGTGSAGGSGSGSSSGSGQAQGSSSGSGYGTGSSSGSGQAQGSSSGSGSSFGSVSSSGSGYGTGSASSSGSGSSSGSGQAQGSSSGSGSSFGSGYGTGIASSSGTGSGSGSSSGSGHGTGTGSSSGSGYGTGSGYGTGSASSSGSGSGSGTSSGSGYGTGSASSSGTGSGSGSSSGSGQAQGSSSGTGSSYGSVSSSGSGSGTGSASSSGSGSGTGSASSSGSGYGSGTSSGSGYGTGSASSSGSGSGTGSASSIGSGSGSGTSSGSGYGTGSGSSSGSGQAQGSSSGGGSSYGSVSSSGSGYGTGSASSSGSGQAQGSSSGGGSSYGSVSSSGSGYGTGSASSSGTGSGSGSSSGSGQAQGSSSGSGSSYGSVSSSGSGYGTGSASSSGTGSGMGSSSGTGSGSGSGSGSGSSSGSGQAQGSSSGSGSSYGSVSSSGSGYGTGSASSSGTGSGMGSSSGTGSGSGSGSGSGSSSGSGQAQGSSSGSGSNYGSVSSSGSGYGTGSASSSGTAFGSGSSSGIGQAQGSSPGSGSGTGSGSSSGSGSGTGSGSSSSSGQAQGSSSGSGSNYGSVSSSGSGHGTGSASSSGTGSGSGSSSGIGQAQESSSGSGSGTGSSSGSGQAQGSSSGSGSSYGSVSSSGSGHGTGSGSSSGIGQAQGSSSGSGSGTGSSSGSGQAQGSSSGSGSSYGSVSSSGSGYGTGSASSSGTGSGSGSSSGSGQAQGSSSGSGYGTGSSSGSGQVQESSSGNGSGSVSSSGSGTSSGSGQAQERISGSSSGTGNASSSGTGSGSGTSYGSGQAQGSSSGIGSGSGSGSNQVQGSSSGSGSSYGSGSSQAQGSGSGSGTSHGSGSSQAQGSGSGGGSSQAQGSGSGSGSSYGSGSSQAQRSGSGSGSSQAQGSGSQGSEGSQVQGSGSGGGTSYGSSNYGSQAQASGSGSGTSHGSGSSQAQGSGSGSGYGSGTSHGSESSQAQGSGSGSGSSQAQGSGSGSVSGQAQGSSSESGSGSNYGSGQAQASGSGSGTGYESGSNNGHGSSQVQGGSSESGSGSGSNYGSGQAQGSSSETDSESGSNYGSGQAQGSSSETSSGSGTDSGSSQSQGSGSGSGSSSGSGQAQGGGSGSGTDYESGSNYESGGGQAQGSGSGSGRNYGSGRGRARGSGSGRGQAQGSNYGSGSGLAQGSGYGRGSSSGSGYRHSSGSDQGSGQAQGSNYGSGSDPGSGYGSESSSGNGYRHSSGSDQGSGQAQGSSYGSGSDQGSSYASGHGSGQYQGSSDESGRRYGSDQGSSYRSGNGYETYGNRHDQGSGHGSSQHQESSYGSGHGSGQRQGSNKGSGHGSRQAQGSD; the protein is encoded by the exons ATGACAGCACGAGTGTACTGCTCGTTGATGGCTGTTTTATCATGTCTGTCTGGAAACTTGATCATAACAGATGCCACAT TCAGCTTCCCAACAATGGTGTTTGGTTTCTGTCCGATGAAGCTGACGGTCGTGCCGTCTCGTCGAGGATGTTTCTTTGATGGAGATTGCCCTGGAGGAGAAAAATGCTGTATATTTGAGTCGGGGTCTGCATGTGTGCCACCTGTTTCCA TGACCTTCCCAAAAATTGTGGCCGGGTTCTGTCCGACAAAGCTGACTGTTGTGCCATCCCGTCGAGGGTGTTTTTCTGATGGAGACTGCTTTGGAGGAGACAAATGCTGTATATTTGAGTCAGGGCCCGCATGTGTGCCACCTGTTTCCA TGGATAGAATTATTCAGGAGTCATTGATGAAGCCAGGACTGTGTCCACCCCCAACCTTTGAAAGAAGATCGTGTACCACATTCTGTAACGGTGACTCTGACTGTCCCAACAATGAGAAGTGCTGCAGCAATGGATGTGGTCGTTACTGTACGGCTCCATATGCAG TGAAACCAGGTCAATGTCCCAAACCGAAGGACACTCCAGAATGTGCTGAAAGCTGTTtccatgatggccagtgtcctgacTCGCAGAAATGTTGCCCAACTACCTGTGGCTATGCATGTAGTGAAGCAAATGATCAAGAAAGTGGTCAGGGAAGTGTTCATGTAAGTGTTAAGGCAGGTGGAAATGGAAGGGGTTATGTAAGTATTCAGACAAGTAATCGTGGAAGTAGTTCTGGAAGTAGTTCTGGATTTGGTTCTGGAGGTAGTTCTGGAAGTAGTTCTGGAACTGGTTCTGGAAGTGGTCAGGCTCAGGGAAGTAGTTCTGGTAGTGTAAGTGGTTCTGGAAGTGGTCAGGCTCAGGGAAGTGGTTCTGGAAGTGTAAGTGGTTCTGGGAGTGGGAGTAGTTCTGGAACTGGTTCTGGGAGTGGAAGTAGTTCTGGAACTGGTTCTGGGAGTGGAAGTAGTTCTGGAAGTGGTCAGGTTCAAGGGAGTAGTTCTGGAAGCAGTTATGGAACTGGAAGTGCAGGTGGTTCTGGAAGTGGAAGTAGTTCTGGAAGTGGTCAGGCTCAGGGAAGTAGTTCTGGAAGTGGTTATGGAACTGGAAGTAGTTCTGGAAGTGGTCAGGCTCAGGGAAGTAGTTCTGGAAGTGGGAGTAGTTTTGGAAGTGTGAGTAGTTCTGGAAGTGGTTATGGAACTGGAAGTGCAAGTAGTTCTGGAAGTGGAAGTAGTTCTGGAAGTGGTCAGGCTCAGGGAAGTAGTTCTGGAAGTGGGAGTAGTTTTGGAAGTGGTTATGGAACTGGAATTGCAAGTAGTTCTGGAACTGGTTCTGGAAGTGGAAGTAGTTCTGGAAGTGGTCATGGAACAGGAACTGGAAGTAGTTCTGGAAGTGGTTATGGAACTGGAAGTGGTTATGGAACTGGAAGTGCAAGTAGTTCTGGAAGTGGTTCTGGAAGTGGAACTAGTTCCGGAAGTGGTTATGGAACTGGAAGTGCAAGTAGTTCTGGAACAGGTTCTGGAAGTGGAAGTAGTTCCGGAAGTGGTCAGGCTCAGGGAAGTAGTTCTGGAACTGGGAGTAGTTATGGAAGTGTGAGTAGTTCTGGAAGTGGTTCTGGAACTGGAAGTGCAAGTAGTTCTGGAAGTGGTTCTGGAACTGGAAGTGCAAGTAGTTCTGGAAGTGGTTATGGAAGTGGAACTAGTTCCGGAAGTGGTTATGGAACTGGAAGTGCAAGTAGTTCTGGAAGTGGTTCTGGAACTGGAAGTGCAAGTAGTATTGGAAGTGGTTCTGGAAGTGGAACTAGTTCCGGAAGTGGTTATGGAACTGGAAGTGGAAGTAGTTCTGGAAGTGGTCAGGCTCAGGGGAGTAGTTCTGGAGGTGGGAGTAGTTATGGAAGTGTGAGTAGTTCTGGAAGTGGTTATGGAACTGGAAGTGCAAGTAGTTCTGGAAGTGGTCAGGCTCAGGGGAGTAGTTCTGGAGGTGGGAGTAGTTATGGAAGTGTGAGTAGTTCTGGAAGTGGTTATGGAACTGGAAGTGCAAGTAGTTCTGGAACAGGTTCTGGAAGTGGAAGTAGTTCTGGAAGTGGTCAGGCTCAGGGAAGTAGTTCTGGAAGTGGGAGTAGTTATGGAAGTGTGAGTAGTTCTGGAAGTGGTTATGGAACTGGAAGTGCAAGTAGTTCTGGAACTGGTTCTGGAATGGGAAGTAGTTCTGGAACGGGTTCTGGAAGTGGAAGTGGTTCTGGAAGTGGAAGTAGTTCTGGAAGTGGTCAGGCTCAGGGAAGTAGTTCTGGAAGTGGGAGTAGTTATGGAAGTGTGAGTAGTTCTGGAAGTGGTTATGGAACTGGAAGTGCAAGTAGTTCTGGAACTGGTTCTGGAATGGGAAGTAGTTCTGGAACTGGTTCTGGAAGTGGAAGTGGTTCTGGAAGTGGAAGTAGTTCTGGAAGTGGTCAGGCTCAGGGAAGTAGTTCTGGAAGTGGGAGTAATTATGGAAGTGTGAGTAGTTCTGGAAGTGGTTATGGAACTGGAAGTGCAAGTAGTTCTGGAACTGCTTTTGGAAGTGGAAGTAGTTCTGGAATTGGTCAGGCTCAGGGAAGTAGTCCTGGAAGTGGTTCAGGAACTGGAAGTGGAAGTAGTTCTGGAAGTGGTTCAGGAACTGGAAGTGGAAGTAGTTCTTCAAGTGGTCAGGCTCAGGGAAGTAGTTCTGGAAGTGGGAGTAATTATGGAAGTGTGAGTAGTTCTGGAAGTGGTCATGGAACTGGAAGTGCAAGTAGTTCTGGAACAGGTTCTGGAAGTGGAAGTAGTTCTGGAATTGGTCAGGCTCAGGAAAGTAGTTCCGGAAGTGGTTCTGGAACTGGAAGTAGTTCTGGAAGTGGTCAGGCTCAGGGGAGTAGTTCTGGAAGTGGGAGTAGTTATGGAAGTGTGAGTAGTTCTGGAAGTGGTCATGGAACTGGAAGTGGAAGTAGTTCTGGAATTGGTCAGGCTCAGGGAAGTAGTTCCGGAAGTGGTTCTGGAACTGGAAGTAGTTCTGGAAGTGGTCAGGCTCAGGGAAGTAGTTCTGGAAGTGGGAGTAGTTATGGAAGTGTGAGTAGTTCTGGAAGTGGTTATGGAACTGGAAGTGCAAGTAGTTCTGGAACAGGTTCTGGAAGTGGAAGTAGTTCTGGAAGTGGTCAGGCTCAGGGAAGTAGTTCCGGAAGTGGTTATGGAACTGGAAGTAGTTCTGGAAGTGGTCAGGTTCAGGAGAGTAGTTCTGGAAATGGTTCTGGAAGTGTGAGTAGTTCTGGAAGTGGAACTAGTTCCGGAAGTGGTCAGGCTCAAGAACGTATTTCTGGAAGTAGTTCTGGAACTGGAAATGCAAGTAGTTCTGGAACTGGTTCTGGAAGTGGAACTAGTTATGGAAGTGGCCAGGCTCAGGGAAGTAGTTCTGGAATTGGAAGTGGTTCAGGAAGTGGAAGCAATCAGGTTCAAGGAAGTAGTTCTGGAAGTGGAAGTAGTTATGGAAGTGGCAGCAGTCAGGCTCAGGGAAGTGGTTCTGGAAGTGGAACTAGTCATGGAAGTGGAAGCAGTCAGGCTCAGGGAAGTGGTTCCGGAGGTGGAAGCAGTCAGGCTCAGGGAAGTGGTTCTGGAAGTGGAAGTAGTTATGGAAGTGGAAGCAGTCAGGCCCAGAGAAGTGGTTCTGGAAGTGGAAGCAGTCAGGCTCAGGGAAGTGGAAGTCAAGGAAGTGAAGGTAGTCAGGTTCAGGGAAGTGGTTCTGGAGGTGGAACTAGTTATGGGAGCAGTAATTATGGTAGTCAGGCTCAGGCAAGTGGTTCTGGAAGTGGAACTAGTCATGGAAGTGGAAGCAGTCAGGCTCAGGGAAGCGGTTCTGGAAGTGGTTATGGAAGTGGAACTAGTCACGGAAGTGAAAGCAGTCAGGCTCAGGGAAGTGGTTCTGGAAGTGGAAGCAGTCAGGCTCAGGGAAGTGGTTCTGGAAGTGTTAGTGGTCAGGCTCAGGGAAGTAGTTCTGAAAGTGGTTCTGGAAGTAATTATGGAAGCGGTCAGGCTCAG GCAAGTGGTTCTGGAAGTGGAACTGGTTATGAAAGTGGAAGTAATAATGGACATGGAAGCAGTCAGGTTCAAGGAGGTAGCTCTGAAAGTGGTTCTGGAAGTGGAAGTAATTATGGAAGCGGTCAGGCTCAGGGGAGTAGTTCTGAAACTGATTCTGAAAGTGGAAGTAACTATGGAAGTGGTCAGGCTCAAGGAAGTAGTTCTGAGACCAGTTCTGGAAGTGGAACTGATTCTGGAAGCAGTCAGTCTCAGGGAAGTGGTTCTGGAAGTGGAAGTAGTTCTGGAAGCGGTCAGGCTCAGGGAGGTGGTTCTGGAAGTGGAACTGATTATGAAAGTGGAAGTAATTATGAAAGTGGAGGTGGTCAGGCTCAGGGAAGTGGTTCTGGAAGTGGACGTAACTATGGAAGTGGAAGGGGTCGAGCTCGGGGAAGTGGTTCTGGAAGGGGTCAGGCTCAGGGAAGTAATTATGGAAGTGGAAGTGGTCTTGCGCAGGGAAGTGGTTATGGAAGGGGAAGCAGTTCTGGAAGTGGTTATAGACATAGTTCTGGAAGTGATCAGGGAAGTGGTCAAGCTCAGGGAAGTAATTATGGAAGTGGAAGCGATCCGGGAAGTGGTTATGGAAGTGAGAGCAGTTCTGGAAATGGTTATAGACATAGTTCTGGAAGTGATCAGGGAAGTGGTCAAGCTCAGGGAAGTAGTTATGGAAGTGGAAGTGATCAGGGAAGTAGTTATGCAAGTGGTCATGGAAGCGGTCAATATCAGGGAAGTAGTGATGAAAGTGGAAGACGTTATGGAAGTGACCAGGGAAGTAGCTACAGAAGTGGAAATGGTTATGAAACTTATGGAAATCGACATGATCAGGGAAGTGGTCATGGAAGCAGTCAACATCAGGAAAGTAGTTATGGAAGTGGTCATGGAAGCGGTCAACGTCAGGGAAGCAATAAGGGAAGTGGTCATGGAAGCAGACAAGCTCAGGGAAGTGATTAG
- the LOC113065083 gene encoding fibroin heavy chain-like isoform X20 produces MTARVYCSLMAVLSCLSGNLIITDATFSFPTMVFGFCPMKLTVVPSRRGCFFDGDCPGGEKCCIFESGSACVPPVSMTFPKIVAGFCPTKLTVVPSRRGCFSDGDCFGGDKCCIFESGPACVPPVSMDRIIQESLMKPGLCPPPTFERRSCTTFCNGDSDCPNNEKCCSNGCGRYCTAPYAVKPGQCPKPKDTPECAESCFHDGQCPDSQKCCPTTCGYACSEANDQESGQGSVHVSVKAGGNGRGYVSIQTSNRGSSSGSSSGFGSGGSSGSSSGTGSGSGQAQGSSSGSVSGSGSGQAQGSGSGSVSGSGSGSSSGTGSGSGSSSGTGSGSGSSSGSGQVQGSSSGSSYGTGSAGGSGSGSSSGSGQAQGSSSGSGYGTGSSSGSGQAQGSSSGSGSSFGSVSSSGSGYGTGSASSSGSGSSSGSGQAQGSSSGSGSSFGSGYGTGIASSSGTGSGSGSSSGSGHGTGTGSSSGSGYGTGSGYGTGSASSSGSGSGSGTSSGSGYGTGSASSSGTGSGSGSSSGSGQAQGSSSGTGSSYGSVSSSGSGSGTGSASSSGSGSGTGSASSSGSGYGSGTSSGSGYGTGSASSSGSGSGTGSASSIGSGSGSGTSSGSGYGTGSGSSSGSGQAQGSSSGGGSSYGSVSSSGSGYGTGSASSSGSGQAQGSSSGGGSSYGSVSSSGSGYGTGSASSSGTGSGSGSSSGSGQAQGSSSGSGSSYGSVSSSGSGYGTGSASSSGTGSGMGSSSGTGSGSGSGSGSGSSSGSGQAQGSSSGSGSSYGSVSSSGSGYGTGSASSSGTGSGMGSSSGTGSGSGSGSGSGSSSGSGQAQGSSSGSGSNYGSVSSSGSGYGTGSASSSGTAFGSGSSSGIGQAQGSSPGSGSGTGSGSSSGSGSGTGSGSSSSSGQAQGSSSGSGSNYGSVSSSGSGHGTGSASSSGTGSGSGSSSGIGQAQESSSGSGSGTGSSSGSGQAQGSSSGSGSSYGSVSSSGSGHGTGSGSSSGIGQAQGSSSGSGSGTGSSSGSGQAQGSSSGSGSSYGSVSSSGSGYGTGSASSSGTGSGSGSSSGSGQAQGSSSGSGYGTGSSSGSGQVQESSSGNGSGSVSSSGSGTSSGSGQAQERISGSSSGTGNASSSGTGSGSGTSYGSGQAQGSSSGIGSGSGSGSNQVQGSSSGSGSSYGSGSSQAQGSGSGSGTSHGSGSSQAQGSGSGGGSSQAQGSGSGSGSSYGSGSSQAQRSGSGSGSSQAQGSGSQGSEGSQVQGSGSGGGTSYGSSNYGSQAQASGSGSGTSHGSGSSQAQGSGSGSGYGSGTSHGSESSQAQGSGSGSGSSQAQGSGSGSGSSSGTSYGSGSSQAQGTGSGSVSGQAQGSSSESGSGSGNNYGSGSNYGSAQASGSGSGTGYESGSNNGHGSSQVQGGSSESGSGSGSNYGSGQAQGSSSETDSESGSNYGSGQAQGSSSETSSGSGTDSGSSQSQGSGSGSGSSSGSGQAQGGGSGSGTDYESGSNYESGGGQAQGSGSGSGRNYGSGRGRARGSGSGRGQAQGSNYGSGSGLAQGSGYGRGSSSGSGYRHSSGSDQGSGQAQGSNYGSGSDPGSGYGSESSSGNGYRHSSGSDQGSGQAQGSSYGSGSDQGSSYASGHGSGQYQGSSDESGRRYGSDQGSSYRSGNGYETYGNRHDQGSGHGSSQHQESSYGSGHGSGQRQGSNKGSGHGSRQAQGSD; encoded by the exons ATGACAGCACGAGTGTACTGCTCGTTGATGGCTGTTTTATCATGTCTGTCTGGAAACTTGATCATAACAGATGCCACAT TCAGCTTCCCAACAATGGTGTTTGGTTTCTGTCCGATGAAGCTGACGGTCGTGCCGTCTCGTCGAGGATGTTTCTTTGATGGAGATTGCCCTGGAGGAGAAAAATGCTGTATATTTGAGTCGGGGTCTGCATGTGTGCCACCTGTTTCCA TGACCTTCCCAAAAATTGTGGCCGGGTTCTGTCCGACAAAGCTGACTGTTGTGCCATCCCGTCGAGGGTGTTTTTCTGATGGAGACTGCTTTGGAGGAGACAAATGCTGTATATTTGAGTCAGGGCCCGCATGTGTGCCACCTGTTTCCA TGGATAGAATTATTCAGGAGTCATTGATGAAGCCAGGACTGTGTCCACCCCCAACCTTTGAAAGAAGATCGTGTACCACATTCTGTAACGGTGACTCTGACTGTCCCAACAATGAGAAGTGCTGCAGCAATGGATGTGGTCGTTACTGTACGGCTCCATATGCAG TGAAACCAGGTCAATGTCCCAAACCGAAGGACACTCCAGAATGTGCTGAAAGCTGTTtccatgatggccagtgtcctgacTCGCAGAAATGTTGCCCAACTACCTGTGGCTATGCATGTAGTGAAGCAAATGATCAAGAAAGTGGTCAGGGAAGTGTTCATGTAAGTGTTAAGGCAGGTGGAAATGGAAGGGGTTATGTAAGTATTCAGACAAGTAATCGTGGAAGTAGTTCTGGAAGTAGTTCTGGATTTGGTTCTGGAGGTAGTTCTGGAAGTAGTTCTGGAACTGGTTCTGGAAGTGGTCAGGCTCAGGGAAGTAGTTCTGGTAGTGTAAGTGGTTCTGGAAGTGGTCAGGCTCAGGGAAGTGGTTCTGGAAGTGTAAGTGGTTCTGGGAGTGGGAGTAGTTCTGGAACTGGTTCTGGGAGTGGAAGTAGTTCTGGAACTGGTTCTGGGAGTGGAAGTAGTTCTGGAAGTGGTCAGGTTCAAGGGAGTAGTTCTGGAAGCAGTTATGGAACTGGAAGTGCAGGTGGTTCTGGAAGTGGAAGTAGTTCTGGAAGTGGTCAGGCTCAGGGAAGTAGTTCTGGAAGTGGTTATGGAACTGGAAGTAGTTCTGGAAGTGGTCAGGCTCAGGGAAGTAGTTCTGGAAGTGGGAGTAGTTTTGGAAGTGTGAGTAGTTCTGGAAGTGGTTATGGAACTGGAAGTGCAAGTAGTTCTGGAAGTGGAAGTAGTTCTGGAAGTGGTCAGGCTCAGGGAAGTAGTTCTGGAAGTGGGAGTAGTTTTGGAAGTGGTTATGGAACTGGAATTGCAAGTAGTTCTGGAACTGGTTCTGGAAGTGGAAGTAGTTCTGGAAGTGGTCATGGAACAGGAACTGGAAGTAGTTCTGGAAGTGGTTATGGAACTGGAAGTGGTTATGGAACTGGAAGTGCAAGTAGTTCTGGAAGTGGTTCTGGAAGTGGAACTAGTTCCGGAAGTGGTTATGGAACTGGAAGTGCAAGTAGTTCTGGAACAGGTTCTGGAAGTGGAAGTAGTTCCGGAAGTGGTCAGGCTCAGGGAAGTAGTTCTGGAACTGGGAGTAGTTATGGAAGTGTGAGTAGTTCTGGAAGTGGTTCTGGAACTGGAAGTGCAAGTAGTTCTGGAAGTGGTTCTGGAACTGGAAGTGCAAGTAGTTCTGGAAGTGGTTATGGAAGTGGAACTAGTTCCGGAAGTGGTTATGGAACTGGAAGTGCAAGTAGTTCTGGAAGTGGTTCTGGAACTGGAAGTGCAAGTAGTATTGGAAGTGGTTCTGGAAGTGGAACTAGTTCCGGAAGTGGTTATGGAACTGGAAGTGGAAGTAGTTCTGGAAGTGGTCAGGCTCAGGGGAGTAGTTCTGGAGGTGGGAGTAGTTATGGAAGTGTGAGTAGTTCTGGAAGTGGTTATGGAACTGGAAGTGCAAGTAGTTCTGGAAGTGGTCAGGCTCAGGGGAGTAGTTCTGGAGGTGGGAGTAGTTATGGAAGTGTGAGTAGTTCTGGAAGTGGTTATGGAACTGGAAGTGCAAGTAGTTCTGGAACAGGTTCTGGAAGTGGAAGTAGTTCTGGAAGTGGTCAGGCTCAGGGAAGTAGTTCTGGAAGTGGGAGTAGTTATGGAAGTGTGAGTAGTTCTGGAAGTGGTTATGGAACTGGAAGTGCAAGTAGTTCTGGAACTGGTTCTGGAATGGGAAGTAGTTCTGGAACGGGTTCTGGAAGTGGAAGTGGTTCTGGAAGTGGAAGTAGTTCTGGAAGTGGTCAGGCTCAGGGAAGTAGTTCTGGAAGTGGGAGTAGTTATGGAAGTGTGAGTAGTTCTGGAAGTGGTTATGGAACTGGAAGTGCAAGTAGTTCTGGAACTGGTTCTGGAATGGGAAGTAGTTCTGGAACTGGTTCTGGAAGTGGAAGTGGTTCTGGAAGTGGAAGTAGTTCTGGAAGTGGTCAGGCTCAGGGAAGTAGTTCTGGAAGTGGGAGTAATTATGGAAGTGTGAGTAGTTCTGGAAGTGGTTATGGAACTGGAAGTGCAAGTAGTTCTGGAACTGCTTTTGGAAGTGGAAGTAGTTCTGGAATTGGTCAGGCTCAGGGAAGTAGTCCTGGAAGTGGTTCAGGAACTGGAAGTGGAAGTAGTTCTGGAAGTGGTTCAGGAACTGGAAGTGGAAGTAGTTCTTCAAGTGGTCAGGCTCAGGGAAGTAGTTCTGGAAGTGGGAGTAATTATGGAAGTGTGAGTAGTTCTGGAAGTGGTCATGGAACTGGAAGTGCAAGTAGTTCTGGAACAGGTTCTGGAAGTGGAAGTAGTTCTGGAATTGGTCAGGCTCAGGAAAGTAGTTCCGGAAGTGGTTCTGGAACTGGAAGTAGTTCTGGAAGTGGTCAGGCTCAGGGGAGTAGTTCTGGAAGTGGGAGTAGTTATGGAAGTGTGAGTAGTTCTGGAAGTGGTCATGGAACTGGAAGTGGAAGTAGTTCTGGAATTGGTCAGGCTCAGGGAAGTAGTTCCGGAAGTGGTTCTGGAACTGGAAGTAGTTCTGGAAGTGGTCAGGCTCAGGGAAGTAGTTCTGGAAGTGGGAGTAGTTATGGAAGTGTGAGTAGTTCTGGAAGTGGTTATGGAACTGGAAGTGCAAGTAGTTCTGGAACAGGTTCTGGAAGTGGAAGTAGTTCTGGAAGTGGTCAGGCTCAGGGAAGTAGTTCCGGAAGTGGTTATGGAACTGGAAGTAGTTCTGGAAGTGGTCAGGTTCAGGAGAGTAGTTCTGGAAATGGTTCTGGAAGTGTGAGTAGTTCTGGAAGTGGAACTAGTTCCGGAAGTGGTCAGGCTCAAGAACGTATTTCTGGAAGTAGTTCTGGAACTGGAAATGCAAGTAGTTCTGGAACTGGTTCTGGAAGTGGAACTAGTTATGGAAGTGGCCAGGCTCAGGGAAGTAGTTCTGGAATTGGAAGTGGTTCAGGAAGTGGAAGCAATCAGGTTCAAGGAAGTAGTTCTGGAAGTGGAAGTAGTTATGGAAGTGGCAGCAGTCAGGCTCAGGGAAGTGGTTCTGGAAGTGGAACTAGTCATGGAAGTGGAAGCAGTCAGGCTCAGGGAAGTGGTTCCGGAGGTGGAAGCAGTCAGGCTCAGGGAAGTGGTTCTGGAAGTGGAAGTAGTTATGGAAGTGGAAGCAGTCAGGCCCAGAGAAGTGGTTCTGGAAGTGGAAGCAGTCAGGCTCAGGGAAGTGGAAGTCAAGGAAGTGAAGGTAGTCAGGTTCAGGGAAGTGGTTCTGGAGGTGGAACTAGTTATGGGAGCAGTAATTATGGTAGTCAGGCTCAGGCAAGTGGTTCTGGAAGTGGAACTAGTCATGGAAGTGGAAGCAGTCAGGCTCAGGGAAGCGGTTCTGGAAGTGGTTATGGAAGTGGAACTAGTCACGGAAGTGAAAGCAGTCAGGCTCAGGGAAGTGGTTCTGGAAGTGGAAGCAGTCAGGCTCAGGGAAGTGGTTCTGGAA GTGGAAGTAGTTCTGGAACTAGTTATGGAAGTGGAAGCAGTCAGGCTCAGGGAACTGGTTCTGGAAGTGTTAGTGGTCAGGCTCAGGGAAGTAGTTCTGAAAGTGGTTCTGGAAGTGGAAATAATTATGGAAGTGGAAGTAATTATGGAAGCGCTCAGGCAAGTGGTTCTGGAAGTGGAACTGGTTATGAAAGTGGAAGTAATAATGGACATGGAAGCAGTCAGGTTCAAGGAGGTAGCTCTGAAAGTGGTTCTGGAAGTGGAAGTAATTATGGAAGCGGTCAGGCTCAGGGGAGTAGTTCTGAAACTGATTCTGAAAGTGGAAGTAACTATGGAAGTGGTCAGGCTCAAGGAAGTAGTTCTGAGACCAGTTCTGGAAGTGGAACTGATTCTGGAAGCAGTCAGTCTCAGGGAAGTGGTTCTGGAAGTGGAAGTAGTTCTGGAAGCGGTCAGGCTCAGGGAGGTGGTTCTGGAAGTGGAACTGATTATGAAAGTGGAAGTAATTATGAAAGTGGAGGTGGTCAGGCTCAGGGAAGTGGTTCTGGAAGTGGACGTAACTATGGAAGTGGAAGGGGTCGAGCTCGGGGAAGTGGTTCTGGAAGGGGTCAGGCTCAGGGAAGTAATTATGGAAGTGGAAGTGGTCTTGCGCAGGGAAGTGGTTATGGAAGGGGAAGCAGTTCTGGAAGTGGTTATAGACATAGTTCTGGAAGTGATCAGGGAAGTGGTCAAGCTCAGGGAAGTAATTATGGAAGTGGAAGCGATCCGGGAAGTGGTTATGGAAGTGAGAGCAGTTCTGGAAATGGTTATAGACATAGTTCTGGAAGTGATCAGGGAAGTGGTCAAGCTCAGGGAAGTAGTTATGGAAGTGGAAGTGATCAGGGAAGTAGTTATGCAAGTGGTCATGGAAGCGGTCAATATCAGGGAAGTAGTGATGAAAGTGGAAGACGTTATGGAAGTGACCAGGGAAGTAGCTACAGAAGTGGAAATGGTTATGAAACTTATGGAAATCGACATGATCAGGGAAGTGGTCATGGAAGCAGTCAACATCAGGAAAGTAGTTATGGAAGTGGTCATGGAAGCGGTCAACGTCAGGGAAGCAATAAGGGAAGTGGTCATGGAAGCAGACAAGCTCAGGGAAGTGATTAG